Within the Setaria viridis chromosome 3, Setaria_viridis_v4.0, whole genome shotgun sequence genome, the region AGGATGGCACCACACAGCAGaatgcatatatatatgtagGGGAAGGCCACAGCTGCTAATTTCCCTGGTCATCAtgggcgaggaagaagaaggtcccTTCCGGTGGCTGGAGCAGCTTGCGGTTGTGCGGCGCGGCCATCTCCTTCTTGAGCTGCGTCAGGATGTGCTCCATCGTGTACTCCCGCTGCCAGTCGGACAGCACCGCCAGCTTGCTGCCTTCCACCAGGCCGGTGTCCGGGTCGACGCAGGTGAGGTTGATCCTCGAGTGGAACCGCACCGTGGGCGGCTTGTCGGGGTAGTCCTTGTCGCACAGCAGCTTCAGCTGGTAGATGCGACCCTCGTGCACCGACTGCGCGCATGCACATGGTGGTCGATGAGCTAGCTAAGCTAATGGATGAATGGATGAAGAAAAGCAAcaacatgcatgatgatgcAGATGATACACCGCGTACGTACGTTGAGCGGGCCTATGATGGTTCCCGTCCACGAGCGCATGAAGatgtcgtcgccgtcgtccatgCCGTAGCTGACGGTGCCGTCGCCGACGCCCTTCTCGCcgcgctccagctcctccaGCAGCCGGAAGTTGCGGGGCACTGCATGCAGCAGCCAAGGTGATGAGGCCCAGCCCACGCGCGCTTGGCTTGCTTGCAACAACAGAACGGGAATGAAAGGGAGGAAGACAAGGAAAGGAAATTAAGGTACCGACGACGCTGCTGGCGGAGGCGCCGGAGCCCATCGTCATCTTGTGTTGGCGGAACAgagcagaggagaggagaagcaCGGACGGCGTTGGGCAACCCGGGGCATAAAAGGGGAACGATGGGTGCGTTTGCCGCCGCTGCCACAGGGGAGGGGTGGTGCGTGCGAACCACGCACCGGCCGGCCGAGATGCCCACTCcgctccttttttttcctttttgtcaaCGGGGGGCATCGCACCGCAGCCAAACAAAGGCAGCGACAACAAGAGCCCCCGGATGTCATGGAGAGCTGCAGACAGAGGCCGTCTGATTCGAAAGCGACGCGATGCAGATCAGAGACGGTTCGTTCGCTGCTACTCGTTGGGGTCGTTGCGTTTCTGGGCTGGGCCGCGCTCTCTGGGCCGGACAAAAAATGGACCCTGAGAGACTGTTGCGGGCTCATGTAACGTGCTCTTTGTGTCCGGGAAACCTACGTGGCTTCCGGAAGTTTTCTAGTTATCTGGCCTCCGCTAGATTCGTGCAACGCTTAACCTCTATCATCAGATCCGCTCCGTCTTCTTCCACTGCTCCTACCCCGTGCCGCCGCCAACCCTGTCGGCTCGCTTTTCTAGCCGTGAGGAGTGAGAGATGGAGGGAGCAGCTagcggcgaggtcgccgccaGCCGGGGTGGTGGTTGAGGTGGCGGCACTTAAGGTTTCGGGTTTCTTGGGGAGCCGGGGCTCTAATAGCCAATGGCCTTAGAggagaagggcggcggcggcggcaattcGGCTGGCGGTGGAGGCGAGGCGTCGTGGGAGCGCCGCAAGCCGGGCAGGGCGGGGCAGGGCATCTGGTGGTTGGAGGTTGGCAATGGGAAAGAGGAAGCTTGCTAGGTTAGGTAAGGCAGGGTCGGAGGGGCGCCGGTGGATGGTCAGCGGGCTAGCCGCCAGTCGGTCTGGTGGATGAGGGGGTGGGGGTTGGTGGCGCGTCGGGAAAGAAGAAGGGTTGGAGCCTCGAGCAGAGTATGAGCTGGCGCGTTGAGAAAGACAGCAACGGATGGACCTCGTGGGCCTCTAAGTCACGACTCCTATATAGCTTCCACAAGCCAGATACTCCCTTCATTGGTTTTTGATGGGATATTTCATCTTGACACAATGATTAAGAAAAACAACTCTActtaggccagtctcaatgAGAATGTCATGGAGGTTTTTTATTAAATCTCATGCCACATTAGCAAAACTGCTGACTTGGTAGgctaattatgaggagagaggaaaagagagtttcatcccatgaaaTCCACCTGTCACAGTTACCAAGTGCATGAAACCCAATGAAACTTGCACTAAGGATGTTATGGTTTCATGGCACgacacatttgatcataacaCAATACAAGAATTAAATGATGCAGTCTATCTATgtaactgtgcactgagactgataatttcatttcatttaaAAGTTGACATGGCACTCTTGATAATAGTGCGATGAAATCATGCACTGAAACTGACCTTATCATCTAATTAATGCAAACAAGGTTTTTTCATTAATCCTCCAATAGTGACTCCTCATTGTTGATGCAATTTATTGCCGTGGTCCACATTACTGTCAAGCAGTACTATCATTTGTGAAAATCTGAATTTTGAAAATATCTCTATTAATggagaatggagagagtatTAAGAAGAGGGCGCTGGTTGCATCAGCAACTCCACGAGGGAGGACAGGACAGACACGTAAAAGTGCAATAAAGACGTGCAACCGTGGAGGCCTGTATCGACTGGCAACAACACCTcgaggcgacggcgaggcggccggcggccggcggctgtaTCGACCGTCCGATGGATCCCTGTcaattttgtttctttagctCGCTCGCTCACgcaggcacgcacgcacgcaaaTAAAGCACGCGACGAAAGAGAAGTTGGCCT harbors:
- the LOC117850350 gene encoding ubiquitin-conjugating enzyme E2 variant 1C isoform X1, whose product is MTMGSGASASSVVVPRNFRLLEELERGEKGVGDGTVSYGMDDGDDIFMRSWTGTIIGPLNSVHEGRIYQLKLLCDKDYPDKPPTVRFHSRINLTCVDPDTGLVEGSKLAVLSDWQREYTMEHILTQLKKEMAAPHNRKLLQPPEGTFFFLAHDDQGN
- the LOC117850350 gene encoding ubiquitin-conjugating enzyme E2 variant 1C isoform X2, with translation MDDGDDIFMRSWTGTIIGPLNSVHEGRIYQLKLLCDKDYPDKPPTVRFHSRINLTCVDPDTGLVEGSKLAVLSDWQREYTMEHILTQLKKEMAAPHNRKLLQPPEGTFFFLAHDDQGN